A single region of the Candidatus Polarisedimenticolia bacterium genome encodes:
- a CDS encoding pyridoxal phosphate-dependent aminotransferase family protein: MLLRSGTPSPTRVLANGGGSAHCKATVTLSVIAPERLDPFNGFFRNHGPRPVPPDGLLDLPVARRWFSLLSWGDEEGLYTYQMPLEGRTGTRARVLGRSRIMLSCYDYLGLAGHPAVEEAAIAAVRTYGTGTGGVRMLTGTTVLHRDLESEIAAFKDVGAALAFGSGYLANLAVVAALFGPRDRVLLDARAHRSLHDACVLARVPVTTFPHNDVAALERELRREPARHRTLIVVDGLYSMDGDLCPLPELVELKRRYGAFLLVDEAHAMGVLGATGRGVHEHFGIAASAVDIWTGSLSKAVPSNGGFVAGRRDLIVYLQHAAAPFWFSAALGPAAAGAALEALRVARREPERLEAQRRNAEALRLGLRARGYDTGNSASAIVPVLVGEEVAAWRLARRLFDEGVLVSAVVHPAVPRGAARLRLCATAAQSAADLDEALEAFDRAGRPADPR, encoded by the coding sequence ATGCTGCTCAGAAGTGGCACACCCTCGCCCACCCGTGTGCTTGCGAACGGCGGCGGGTCGGCGCACTGCAAAGCGACCGTGACGCTGTCCGTTATCGCCCCGGAGCGGCTGGACCCGTTCAACGGGTTCTTCCGAAACCATGGGCCTCGACCGGTGCCCCCGGACGGCCTGCTGGATCTCCCCGTTGCCCGGCGCTGGTTCTCCCTGCTTTCCTGGGGGGACGAGGAGGGGCTCTACACCTACCAGATGCCCCTCGAGGGGCGCACGGGCACGCGGGCCCGGGTCCTGGGGCGCTCGCGGATCATGCTCTCCTGCTACGACTACCTGGGCCTCGCGGGCCATCCGGCGGTCGAGGAGGCCGCCATCGCCGCGGTCCGGACCTACGGGACGGGGACGGGGGGCGTACGCATGCTCACCGGTACGACCGTCCTGCACCGCGACCTCGAGAGCGAAATCGCCGCGTTCAAGGATGTGGGGGCGGCCCTTGCATTCGGGTCGGGGTACCTCGCGAACCTCGCGGTCGTGGCCGCTCTCTTCGGTCCGCGGGACCGCGTGTTGCTCGACGCCCGCGCACACAGGAGCCTGCACGACGCGTGCGTCCTGGCCCGCGTGCCGGTGACGACCTTCCCCCACAACGACGTCGCTGCCCTTGAGCGCGAGCTGCGGCGTGAGCCAGCCCGACACCGCACCCTGATCGTGGTGGATGGCCTCTACTCCATGGACGGCGACCTGTGCCCGCTGCCCGAGCTGGTGGAGCTGAAGCGCCGGTACGGCGCCTTTCTCCTGGTGGATGAGGCGCACGCGATGGGGGTGCTCGGCGCCACGGGGCGAGGTGTCCACGAGCACTTCGGCATCGCGGCCAGCGCGGTCGACATCTGGACCGGCTCGCTTTCGAAAGCCGTGCCGTCGAATGGCGGGTTCGTCGCCGGCCGACGCGACCTGATCGTGTACCTGCAGCATGCCGCGGCGCCGTTCTGGTTCTCGGCGGCGCTCGGTCCCGCGGCCGCGGGGGCCGCGCTCGAGGCGCTGCGCGTGGCGCGGCGGGAACCGGAACGGCTCGAGGCCCAGCGGCGCAACGCCGAAGCGTTGCGCCTCGGGCTCCGCGCGCGCGGCTATGACACGGGGAATTCCGCGAGCGCCATCGTGCCGGTGCTGGTCGGCGAGGAGGTCGCGGCCTGGCGGCTCGCGCGGCGGCTGTTCGACGAAGGGGTCCTCGTCTCCGCCGTGGTTCATCCGGCCGTGCCGCGGGGTGCCGCTCGACTGCGGCTGTGCGCCACCGCGGCCCAATCGGCCGCGGATCTCGACGAAGCGCTCGAGGCATTCGACCGGGCCGGCCGCCCGGCCGACCCCAGGTGA
- a CDS encoding exodeoxyribonuclease III, translated as MRIATWNVNGLRARLEFLLLWLRERRPDLVGLQELKLTEDQFPHALLEAEGYRAVVHAQKAWNGVAILSRRQVTVTQKGLPGQDESGARLITADAEGLSFTTIYCPNGKDVGHPDYPRKLAWFEALATHLRGLHRQDRPAVLCGDFNICPAPIDSWNEDLLRGTIFHTAEERARFAAIVEGGLLDLFRRLHPEARSFSWWDYRAGAFPRNQGLRLDLLLATRDIAERLQAVEIDRDYRKKKDDRIPSDHAPVFADL; from the coding sequence GTGCGAATCGCGACGTGGAACGTCAACGGCCTCCGGGCGCGGCTCGAGTTCCTGCTGCTCTGGCTGCGCGAGCGCCGTCCCGACCTGGTGGGGCTCCAGGAGCTCAAGCTCACGGAGGACCAGTTTCCCCACGCCCTCCTCGAGGCCGAGGGGTATCGGGCGGTCGTTCACGCCCAGAAGGCGTGGAACGGCGTGGCGATCCTGAGCCGCCGCCAGGTCACGGTCACGCAGAAAGGACTGCCCGGGCAGGACGAGTCCGGCGCGCGGCTGATCACCGCCGATGCGGAGGGGCTGTCGTTCACGACCATCTACTGCCCCAACGGCAAGGACGTCGGTCATCCGGACTACCCGCGCAAGCTCGCGTGGTTCGAGGCGCTCGCGACGCACCTGCGCGGGCTGCACCGGCAGGACCGTCCCGCGGTCCTGTGCGGCGACTTCAACATCTGCCCGGCCCCGATCGACAGCTGGAACGAGGACCTGCTGCGGGGCACGATCTTCCACACCGCCGAGGAGCGCGCCCGCTTCGCGGCGATCGTCGAGGGGGGCCTGCTCGACCTGTTCCGCCGGCTCCATCCCGAGGCGCGCTCATTCTCGTGGTGGGACTACCGCGCCGGGGCTTTCCCGCGCAACCAGGGGCTTCGGCTCGACCTTCTCCTGGCGACCCGGGACATCGCCGAGCGCCTGCAAGCCGTCGAGATCGATCGCGATTACCGGAAGAAGAAGGACGATCGGATCCCCTCGGATCACGCGCCGGTCTTCGCCGACCTGTAA
- a CDS encoding MMPL family transporter yields MDGTVSPALQALFRRIIARRRFILVVYALVVPLAIALAFRIETDNSIARLVVQGDADFRDNQEFQRLFPEGEQVVLLVESADPFDPGALARFEAIERSMGMVPRVQTFSALALYDRTHPGARASPGWEEDFRRFATGTDLFRKQGLVGSGFLGLALDLQVGDAGGRDAILAALDAALNPFENGPEAGARIPRVGGPYVDAYLEIETVRASRRSFPLFGLFVVTITLVLFRSLRTLAAFLLTLAASVALTVAAGRVLGFTFTIVSSLVPLTILVTCTAALVYLQSRFAECPEGTDIEAHRVFALANKFVATTASIVAAAIGFAALAVSGIRPIREMGLWVAAGLLLTWGVVFTLFPALQAALSVPVLRRRTGAGRLLVGLVEGLPRLSYRVRWVTVVAAGLLMAAGAGALAGIPGVMEPLRIETDALDYIRKDLPLYKDMRRFEQSISGLSPVQAWITGPEGALLRPEVLRGVEGFARALEADRRIGSVTGPTTILRFQRYVGGEGDRLPDDPAAWSSLAGELDRLLLQEPGARSYVDVGTLAQARLAMVYRATDFAGVDDLKSFVRGAWDTALARHQALRECRLRVVGTGLLQAKIGEYLVPTLTESFALTVVIIFVAFLVVFRSGAARLLAMIPSLFAILVMFLVMRLVGIPLNVATILIASTVLGASENDQIHFFYHFQELGRGATTEEALRHALFVAGRAILFATLINAGGFLALGLSGLPPMRQFGIVSASAFVLSMLASLTILPSALWIVYRERPDAAPGQPAAVDPTAPGTSG; encoded by the coding sequence ATGGACGGCACGGTCTCTCCGGCGCTCCAGGCCCTGTTCCGGCGCATCATCGCGCGGCGTCGGTTCATCCTGGTCGTGTACGCGCTCGTGGTCCCGCTGGCCATCGCGCTGGCTTTCCGGATCGAGACCGACAACTCCATCGCCCGCCTCGTCGTCCAGGGGGACGCCGATTTCCGGGACAACCAGGAGTTCCAGCGGCTCTTCCCCGAGGGGGAGCAGGTCGTGCTCCTGGTCGAGTCGGCCGATCCGTTCGACCCCGGGGCGCTGGCCCGCTTCGAGGCGATCGAGCGCAGCATGGGGATGGTGCCGCGAGTCCAGACCTTCTCGGCCCTGGCCCTCTATGACCGGACGCACCCGGGCGCCCGAGCCTCGCCCGGCTGGGAGGAGGATTTCCGCCGCTTCGCCACCGGGACCGACCTGTTCCGCAAGCAGGGGCTCGTGGGGAGCGGCTTTCTGGGGCTGGCGCTCGATCTTCAGGTGGGGGACGCGGGGGGGCGCGATGCGATCCTCGCCGCCCTCGACGCCGCGCTCAACCCCTTCGAGAACGGACCGGAAGCCGGAGCCCGGATCCCCAGGGTGGGCGGCCCGTACGTCGACGCCTACCTCGAGATCGAAACGGTGCGCGCCAGCCGCCGGTCCTTCCCGCTCTTCGGGCTGTTCGTCGTCACGATCACGCTGGTCCTGTTCCGCTCCCTGCGGACGCTTGCCGCGTTCCTCCTGACCCTGGCGGCAAGCGTGGCGCTCACCGTCGCGGCCGGCAGGGTGCTGGGGTTCACCTTCACGATCGTGTCGTCCCTGGTGCCGCTCACGATCCTCGTCACCTGCACGGCGGCCCTCGTCTACCTGCAATCGCGCTTCGCCGAATGCCCCGAAGGGACCGACATCGAGGCGCACCGCGTGTTCGCCCTGGCGAACAAGTTCGTGGCCACGACCGCCTCGATCGTCGCGGCCGCGATCGGCTTCGCGGCGCTCGCGGTCTCCGGGATACGCCCGATCCGGGAGATGGGGCTGTGGGTCGCGGCGGGGCTGCTCCTGACCTGGGGTGTGGTGTTCACCCTGTTCCCGGCCCTGCAGGCGGCCCTCTCCGTGCCGGTCCTGCGCCGCAGGACCGGAGCCGGACGTCTGCTCGTGGGCCTCGTCGAGGGACTGCCGCGCTTGTCCTACCGCGTGCGCTGGGTGACGGTCGTGGCGGCCGGCCTGCTGATGGCCGCCGGCGCCGGCGCCCTGGCGGGAATCCCGGGTGTGATGGAGCCCCTGCGCATCGAGACCGACGCCCTCGACTACATCCGCAAGGACCTGCCGCTCTACAAGGACATGCGCCGCTTCGAGCAGTCGATCTCCGGCCTGTCCCCCGTCCAGGCGTGGATCACCGGCCCCGAGGGGGCGCTGCTGCGTCCGGAGGTGCTCCGCGGTGTCGAGGGGTTCGCGCGCGCCCTGGAAGCCGACCGACGCATCGGCTCCGTGACCGGCCCGACCACGATCCTGCGCTTCCAGAGGTACGTGGGCGGAGAAGGGGATCGCCTCCCCGACGATCCGGCCGCCTGGTCCAGTCTCGCCGGGGAGCTCGACCGGCTGCTCCTGCAGGAGCCGGGGGCGCGCTCCTACGTGGACGTGGGGACGCTGGCGCAGGCCCGGCTGGCGATGGTCTACCGCGCGACGGACTTCGCGGGCGTGGACGATCTGAAATCGTTCGTGCGCGGCGCCTGGGACACGGCGTTGGCGCGGCACCAGGCGCTGCGCGAATGCCGGCTGCGCGTGGTCGGCACAGGGCTTTTGCAGGCGAAGATCGGCGAGTACCTCGTCCCGACGCTGACCGAGAGCTTCGCGCTGACGGTCGTGATCATCTTCGTCGCCTTCCTGGTGGTGTTCCGCAGCGGGGCCGCGCGGCTCCTGGCGATGATCCCGTCCCTGTTCGCGATCCTGGTGATGTTCCTCGTGATGCGCCTGGTCGGCATCCCGCTGAACGTGGCGACGATCCTGATCGCCTCGACCGTCCTCGGAGCATCGGAGAACGACCAGATCCACTTCTTCTATCATTTTCAGGAGCTAGGCCGCGGAGCCACGACCGAGGAGGCGCTGCGTCACGCCCTGTTCGTGGCGGGCCGCGCCATCCTGTTCGCGACCCTCATCAACGCGGGCGGCTTCCTGGCGCTGGGCCTCTCGGGACTGCCCCCCATGCGGCAGTTCGGCATCGTCTCCGCGAGCGCGTTTGTGCTGTCGATGCTGGCGAGCCTGACCATCCTGCCGTCGGCCCTCTGGATCGTCTATCGCGAGCGCCCCGACGCCGCGCCGGGACAACCGGCGGCGGTCGACCCGACGGCACCAGGAACCTCAGGCTGA
- a CDS encoding ABC-F family ATP-binding cassette domain-containing protein yields the protein MISFADVGKQYGKQILFVEASFQINAGEKVGLVGPNGAGKTTVFRMIVGEESPDDGEVAVPKRLTIGYFRQDVEEMAGRSVLDEAIAGSGRVGDLHHELESLQHALADPARAGELDTILARYGEVQEEYTHLGGYALESQAREVLHGLGFDDERIDGDVGALSGGWKMRVAMARVLLGRPGVLLMDEPTNHLDIESIIWLESYLKGYPGALLMTSHDRDFLNRVVSKIAEIDGGEITVYSGNYDFYDRERRLREANREAAYTRQQAMLAKEQRFIDRFRTHAAKAAQVQSRIKALDKIEKVTLPKQRTVVSFDFRDPPRSGDQVLVIENLHKAFGRRVLYEGMNLTIRRGERWAVMGRNGAGKTTLLKIIAGVLSPDAGNVRLGAALKMGYFAQQSLDVLNTDLTVFEQLQADFPLEGAGMLRSLAGAFQFSGDDVDKKIRALSGGERSRLAMARLLFDPPNFLVLDEPTNHLDLATKEMLVDSLESFAGTMIFVSHDRTFLRGLGTRVLELGGESGMGPQPHLYPGSYVEYVERTGHEAPGTHA from the coding sequence ATGATCTCCTTCGCCGACGTCGGCAAGCAGTACGGGAAGCAGATCCTCTTCGTCGAGGCCTCCTTCCAGATCAACGCCGGGGAGAAGGTCGGGCTCGTCGGCCCGAACGGTGCGGGGAAGACCACCGTCTTCCGGATGATCGTGGGGGAAGAGTCGCCGGACGACGGCGAGGTGGCGGTCCCGAAGCGGCTGACCATCGGCTACTTCCGCCAGGATGTGGAGGAGATGGCGGGGCGCTCGGTGCTGGACGAGGCCATCGCCGGCAGCGGCCGTGTCGGCGACCTGCATCACGAGCTGGAGTCGCTCCAGCACGCCCTGGCCGACCCGGCCCGGGCCGGCGAACTGGACACGATCCTGGCTCGCTACGGCGAGGTGCAGGAGGAGTACACGCACCTGGGGGGCTACGCGCTCGAGAGCCAGGCGCGGGAGGTCCTGCACGGGCTCGGGTTCGACGACGAGCGGATCGACGGCGACGTCGGCGCGCTGTCGGGCGGCTGGAAGATGCGTGTGGCGATGGCGCGCGTGCTGCTCGGCCGGCCCGGCGTGCTCCTGATGGACGAGCCGACCAATCACCTCGACATCGAGTCGATCATCTGGCTCGAGTCGTATCTGAAGGGCTACCCGGGCGCCCTGCTCATGACCTCGCACGACCGCGACTTCCTGAACCGCGTCGTCTCGAAGATCGCGGAGATCGACGGCGGCGAGATCACGGTCTACTCCGGCAACTATGACTTCTACGATCGCGAGCGCCGGCTGCGCGAGGCGAACCGCGAGGCGGCCTACACGCGCCAGCAGGCGATGCTCGCCAAGGAGCAGCGATTCATCGACCGGTTCAGGACGCACGCCGCCAAGGCCGCGCAGGTGCAGAGCCGCATCAAGGCCCTCGACAAGATCGAGAAGGTCACCCTCCCCAAGCAGCGCACGGTCGTGAGCTTCGATTTTCGCGACCCGCCCCGTTCGGGCGACCAGGTTCTGGTGATCGAGAACCTCCACAAGGCCTTCGGCCGGCGTGTCCTCTACGAGGGGATGAACCTGACGATCCGGCGCGGCGAGCGGTGGGCGGTCATGGGCCGGAACGGCGCCGGCAAGACGACCCTGCTGAAGATCATTGCGGGCGTGCTGTCCCCCGATGCGGGCAACGTCCGGCTCGGCGCCGCCCTCAAGATGGGCTACTTCGCCCAGCAGTCGCTCGACGTCCTCAACACGGATCTCACGGTCTTCGAGCAGCTGCAGGCCGATTTCCCGCTCGAGGGGGCCGGGATGCTCCGCTCTCTGGCGGGAGCATTTCAGTTCTCGGGAGACGACGTCGACAAGAAGATCAGGGCCCTCTCCGGCGGCGAGCGGTCACGCCTGGCGATGGCTCGCCTGCTCTTCGACCCCCCGAATTTCCTCGTCCTCGACGAGCCCACCAATCACCTGGACCTCGCGACCAAGGAGATGCTGGTCGACTCCCTCGAATCCTTCGCGGGGACGATGATCTTCGTGTCGCACGACCGCACCTTCCTGCGCGGCCTGGGGACCCGCGTGCTCGAGCTCGGCGGAGAGAGCGGGATGGGGCCGCAGCCGCACCTGTATCCGGGATCCTACGTCGAGTACGTCGAGCGGACCGGGCACGAGGCGCCGGGAACGCACGCCTAG
- a CDS encoding VIT domain-containing protein, with protein MKQTVGPFPLCLVLAFLFAAPPMARAEQPAPTGGELRVVTPGGPVEQCPLKHTDVVAEITGSVAQVEVVQTFQNPYDRKIEAVYVFPLPDRAAVHDMEILVGDRTIKSLIKKRKEARAAYEAARQAGHIAALLDQERPNIFTQSVANILPGGEVVVTIRYFETVPYASGDYEFSFPMVVGPRFIPGAPVKAGEHGRLPDTTEVPDASRITPPGLRPETRTGHDISLEVRLDAGATVRGLMSPSHRIRVESDGRGGDIIRLKEEDSIPNRDFVLRYRVDGDAANLIVLSHRGEGDGYFLMIIQPQAKPPATDIAPKEMIFVVDCSGSMSGDPIDKVKEAMRYALQGLDPRDTFQIVRFSNGAETFEPSPVLATPGNIGRALRYVTHLSGQGGTIMLEGVRTALAYPEDPHRLRIISFMTDGYIGNEEAILAYTSMHLGGARLFSFGVGTSVNRYLLDKMADFGRGAVEYVLPGDDSGKAIRRFYDRIRSPYLTDVQIDWGGLGVTDMYPREIPDLFLGQPVTVYGRYGLAGKADVTLHARLGGRPFEKRFTVSLPARQDEGEAIGTLWARARIEDLSDRLIVGPQPALVEEITRVALAHRLVSKYTSFVAVEDRVDTGPGKPALVEVPVCTPAGVSYDMTYGAPAGVEMMERVRVAAQSQATTTQFSSAFIDSLPILGRDYQEVLILGPGVDGDGKPTIHGSRDVDVVTLVDGVSAGDPLTGERGQELNLNSIQEIEVKTAGATAAYGRALGGSVAVDAAAPIPGVITTIAARSSAYRAAEVIELLVTIENRTGKAVQVPAALSVADGTARFRVLDPQGSAAADPIQNRGPARMMTLQPGASATLNVLLNGARGYRLARPGEYRVTLLGAGLGLGDSNTLIMRIRP; from the coding sequence ATGAAACAGACTGTCGGTCCATTCCCATTGTGCCTCGTCCTTGCCTTCCTCTTCGCGGCCCCCCCGATGGCGCGCGCCGAACAGCCCGCCCCCACCGGCGGCGAGCTGCGCGTCGTGACGCCGGGCGGGCCGGTCGAGCAGTGCCCCCTGAAGCACACGGACGTCGTCGCGGAGATCACCGGCAGCGTGGCGCAGGTCGAGGTGGTCCAGACCTTCCAGAATCCCTACGACAGGAAGATCGAGGCGGTGTATGTCTTCCCGCTGCCCGACCGCGCCGCGGTCCACGACATGGAGATCCTCGTCGGAGACCGGACGATCAAGAGCCTGATCAAGAAGCGGAAGGAGGCCCGCGCCGCGTACGAGGCGGCCCGCCAGGCCGGTCACATCGCCGCCCTGCTGGATCAGGAGCGACCGAATATCTTCACCCAGTCGGTGGCGAACATCCTTCCCGGCGGCGAGGTGGTGGTGACGATCCGCTATTTCGAGACCGTCCCCTACGCCTCGGGCGACTACGAATTCTCCTTCCCGATGGTCGTCGGCCCGCGCTTCATTCCGGGCGCTCCCGTGAAGGCCGGGGAGCACGGCCGCTTGCCCGATACGACGGAGGTGCCGGACGCGTCGCGCATCACGCCTCCCGGGCTCCGTCCCGAGACGCGCACCGGGCACGACATCTCCCTCGAAGTGCGGCTGGACGCCGGCGCCACGGTGCGCGGGCTCATGTCCCCCTCGCACCGGATCCGCGTCGAGAGCGATGGCCGCGGCGGCGACATCATCCGGCTCAAAGAGGAGGACTCGATCCCGAACCGGGACTTCGTCCTGCGCTACCGCGTCGATGGCGACGCCGCGAACCTGATCGTCCTGTCCCACCGCGGGGAGGGGGACGGCTATTTCCTGATGATCATCCAGCCCCAAGCGAAGCCGCCCGCCACCGACATCGCCCCGAAGGAGATGATCTTCGTGGTCGACTGCTCCGGCTCGATGAGCGGCGACCCGATCGACAAGGTCAAGGAGGCGATGCGCTATGCCCTGCAGGGGCTGGATCCTCGCGACACGTTCCAGATCGTGCGCTTTTCGAACGGGGCGGAGACCTTCGAGCCCTCCCCCGTCCTGGCGACCCCCGGCAACATCGGGCGCGCTCTGCGGTACGTCACCCACCTGTCGGGTCAGGGCGGCACGATCATGCTGGAGGGGGTGAGGACCGCCCTGGCGTACCCGGAGGATCCGCATCGCCTGCGCATCATCTCCTTCATGACCGACGGGTACATCGGCAACGAGGAGGCGATCCTGGCGTACACGTCAATGCACCTGGGCGGCGCGCGGCTCTTCTCCTTCGGAGTCGGCACCAGCGTCAACCGGTATCTGCTCGACAAGATGGCGGATTTCGGACGGGGAGCGGTCGAGTATGTCCTGCCGGGGGACGATTCCGGCAAGGCGATCCGGCGCTTCTACGACCGGATCCGCAGCCCGTACCTCACCGACGTCCAGATCGACTGGGGGGGGCTCGGCGTGACCGACATGTATCCGCGCGAGATCCCGGACCTGTTCCTCGGCCAGCCCGTCACCGTGTATGGCCGCTACGGTCTGGCGGGGAAGGCGGACGTGACCCTGCACGCCCGGCTGGGGGGCAGACCGTTCGAGAAACGCTTCACCGTCTCGCTCCCCGCCCGGCAGGACGAGGGGGAGGCGATCGGCACGCTCTGGGCGCGCGCCCGCATCGAGGATCTCTCCGACCGGCTCATCGTCGGCCCGCAGCCGGCGCTCGTCGAGGAGATCACCCGCGTCGCCCTGGCCCACCGACTGGTCTCGAAGTACACCTCGTTCGTCGCCGTCGAGGACCGGGTCGACACCGGTCCCGGAAAACCGGCGCTGGTCGAGGTGCCGGTCTGCACGCCGGCGGGTGTCAGCTACGACATGACCTACGGCGCCCCGGCGGGAGTCGAGATGATGGAGCGCGTCCGGGTCGCCGCGCAATCGCAAGCCACGACGACCCAGTTCTCCTCCGCATTCATCGATTCGCTGCCGATCCTGGGCCGGGACTATCAGGAGGTCTTGATTCTGGGCCCCGGTGTCGACGGGGACGGGAAACCAACCATCCACGGCTCCCGCGATGTCGACGTGGTCACTCTGGTGGACGGAGTCTCGGCCGGCGACCCGCTCACAGGCGAGCGCGGCCAGGAGTTGAACCTGAACTCGATCCAGGAGATCGAAGTGAAGACCGCCGGCGCGACAGCCGCGTACGGGCGAGCACTTGGCGGGTCGGTCGCGGTCGATGCCGCCGCGCCGATCCCGGGTGTCATCACCACCATCGCGGCACGGAGCTCCGCATACCGGGCCGCGGAGGTCATCGAGCTCTTGGTCACCATCGAAAACCGAACTGGGAAGGCGGTCCAGGTGCCGGCCGCGCTCTCGGTCGCCGACGGGACGGCGCGCTTCCGGGTTCTCGACCCGCAGGGGAGCGCCGCCGCCGATCCGATTCAAAATCGGGGGCCGGCGCGCATGATGACCCTGCAGCCTGGCGCCAGCGCCACCCTCAACGTCCTGCTGAACGGCGCTCGCGGCTACCGGCTCGCGCGGCCCGGCGAGTACCGAGTGACGCTGCTCGGTGCCGGCCTCGGGCTCGGCGACTCGAACACTCTGATTATGAGAATCAGGCCATGA